From a region of the Hypanus sabinus isolate sHypSab1 chromosome 2, sHypSab1.hap1, whole genome shotgun sequence genome:
- the nmur1a gene encoding neuromedin-U receptor 1 produces MQLPPREEFIPNCTELYFPDNQMHFLQTVFQYLCNSTLQQHNFSWTPTNERNRAMTRGEFLLQSLGPRKWNFFIPACVTYLCIFLVGSVGNALTCFVIAKHKIMRTPTNYYLFSLAISDLLVLIVGMPLEVYEMWRNYPFLFGQVGCYFKTFLFETVCFASVLNVTALSAERYIAVVHPFKAKYIVTRTHVKRVIIALWVLSVCLAVPNTSLHGIQYLKTPSGERIEESALCMLLKPIWVYNVIIQITTVLFYFIPMITLSVLYLLIGLQLKRERAFSGVKPYSTNGNNQTGRNRQEKAKNRQITKMLFVLVIVFGICWAPFHTDRLMWIQIAYKNGQMLILYQIVHVISGVFFYFSSAVNPILYNLMSTRFREMFKEVICKRKSQSYKPTQYSTSVTRMTSHSTVLESSSCNGIPLSEIEN; encoded by the exons ATGCAACTACCGCCAAGGGAAGAATTCATCCCAAACTGCACTGAGCTGTATTTCCCGGACAATCAAATGCATTTTCTTCAGACCGTCTTCCAGTACTTGTGCAACTCAACCTTACAACAGCACAACTTCTCCTGGACCCCCACTAACGAACGGAACCGTGCTATGACGAGAGGAGAGTTCCTGCTGCAGAGTTTGGGTCCCAGGAAGTGGAACTTCTTCATACCGGCTTGTGTTACCTACCTCTGCATCTTTCTGGTGGGTTCCGTTGGAAATGCTTTAACGTGCTTCGTTATCGCCAAGCACAAGATTATGCGAACACCAACCAATTATTATTTATTCAGTTTGGCGATTTCGGATCTGCTGGTCCTAATCGTGGGCATGCCTTTGGAGGTTTATGAAATGTGGAGGAATTACCCGTTCCTCTTCGGTCAGGTGGGATGCTACTTTAAAACGTTCCTTTTCGAGACTGTTTGCTTTGCCTCTGTACTTAACGTTACAGCGCTCAGTGCCGAGAGGTATATTGCGGTGGTTCATCCCTTTAAAGCGAAATACATTGTTACCAGAACTCATGTGAAACGCGTTATTATAGCGCTTTGGGTACTCTCGGTTTGTTTGGCCGTTCCCAACACTAGCTTGCACGGCATTCAGTATCTGAAGACACCGTCTGGCGAACGCATTGAGGAATCCGCTCTGTGCATGCTGCTAAAGCCCATTTGGGTGTATAATGTCATCATTCAGATCACCACCGTGCTCTTTTACTTCATTCCGATGATCACCCTGAGTGTACTGTACTTGCTAATCGGTCTGCAGCTGAAACGAGAGAGAGCATTCTCCGGGGTGAAGCCCTACTCAACAAATGGCAATAACCAGACCGGTCGGAACCGACAGGAGAAGGCGAAGAACCGTCAAATTACCAAAATGCTGT TTGTTCTGGTAATTGTGTTTGGAATCTGCTGGGCGCCCTTTCACACAGATCGATTAATGTGGATTCAGATTGCGTACAAGAATGGACAAATGCTCATATTGTATCAGATTGTACACGTAATCTCTggagtgtttttctattttagcTCTGCTGTCAATCCAATCCTCTACAACCTCATGTCTACTAGATTCAGAGAGATGTTTAAGGAAGTGATATGCAAGCGGAAATCCCAAAGTTACAAACCCACACAGTATTCAACAAGTGTGACCAGGATGACATCCCATAGCACAGTACTGGAGTCCAGTTCCTGCAATGGAATCCCATTGTCTGAAATTGAAAACTGA